The region CCTCACCTGCATGGGCATGAATATCCTCATGGTGATAATGCTGGTAACGCTCGGCCTTAATGAGCCAGTTACTCAAAATAGGTACCACAGTTTGTGCCAGTACGTACGATACGATCATGGTTAAACCGATGGATAAGGAAAGCGGTAAAAACATAGCCTTAGGCACACCCGTCATCATAAATGATGGCGCAAATACCGCCAGGATACAAAGCAGGATGAGTAACAGCGGGAACGAAATCTCCTCACAAGCATCATAAATAGCCTGGCGTTTGGATTTGCCCATTTCCAGGTGCTGGTGGATATTTTCGATGGTTACCGTGGCCTGGTCGACGAGGATGCCGATAGCCAAAGCCAGTCCGCTCAGCGTCATGATATTGATGGTTTGCCCGAACATGCTGAGCAGCAACACCCCTATCAGGATAGATACCGGGATGGTGATCACCACGATAAGACTGCTTCGCCAATCGCGCAGGAACAGCAGTACCATTAAACCGGTGAGCAGGGCTCCCAATCCGCCTTCGGTCATTAAACTTTTCACGGCATTTACTACAAACACCGATTGGTCAAACTCATAGCTCAGCTTCACATCATCGGGCAGCAGGTTCTGCATTTCGGGCAGTTTACTTTTGAGGTTTTGCACCACGGCCCAGGTAGAGGCATCGGCAGTTTTAACCACGGGTATATATACCGAGCGTTTGCCATTGATGAGGGCATAATCCACCGTAATATCTGCAGCATCGGCCACGCGGGCCACGTCCTTTACAAAAATGGGTACGCCATTCTGCGTTTTTACGGGGATATCGCCAAAGTTGTCTGGGTTTTTAATAAGCGTGTTCATGGTAGTCAGGAACATGGTATTATCCAGCCTGAGGTTACCCGAGGGAGATGTTACGTTGAACTTGGCCAGCGCGTCAACCACTTCATCGGGTGTTAAATTATAACTGCGCAGCTTATCCGGATCAAGATTGACGGTAATAGAACGTGCATTGGCCCCAAACGGCGGCGATGGCGACAAACCAGGAACGGTAGCAAACATGGGGCGTATTTTGGTGGCCGCCATATCATAAATATCTTTCAAACTGCGTGTTGGGCTCGAGAACACCAGCTGACCAACGGGCAGTGAAGAGGCATCAAACCTAACTACCTGCGGCGGCAATGCACCGGGAGGGAAAAAGCTGGATGCCCTGTTTACCTGCAGCGCCACCTGTGCCGAAGCTTCGGCCATGTTGGTGCTTTCATAAAACGACAATTTAATAAGGGTTAATCCCTGTATGTTTTTACTGGTGATGCTTTTAATACCATTGATATACAGGAACTGATCCTGGAATTTGGTAGAGAAAAAGCCTTCCATCTGCTGCGGCGACATACCGCCGTAGGCTTCGATAACGTATATGGTGGGCAGGTTGAGCTGCGGGAATATATCTATCGGTATTTTTACTGCGCTGAGCACTGAAAATATCAGCAAACTCATGGTGATCACTATGGTAGTGATGGGCCTTTTAAGCGCGGAGGTGACCATTGACATAGCTAAATTATTTTAAAAGGTTTAAAACAGTATTGACCTGGTTTTCGGTAACGGCTTTCTGGAACAGCGCTCCGGTGTAAGCGAATTTGGCTTGAGCCAGGTCTGTTTCGGCACGGTAAAGGATATTGAGCGCGGCATTAAGTTCAATAATGTCGGTTAAGCCGCTTTTATATAGCGACAGCTTTTGCCGATAACCTTCATTGGCCGCTTTTAACTGCCGTGGAATTTCCTGCAGGCGCTGCCTGGCGGTTTGTAATTCTACATCGGCCTGACTGGCGCTTATTGATAATAATTGTCTTTGCTCAGATAGCTTTTGCAAACTGTAATCGGTGGTGGCCTTTTGGGTACGAAGTTTCAACTGCCTGCGGCGGATATCGAACAAATTGTAGGATACGCCGATACCTACCAGGTAATTGCTCCTATCGACACCGAAGCCGCTCGACAAGCTGTTGAAATGATCATTAGCATCGATACTTGATCCACGGCCCCAGGCCGCGGCTTCCAGCAATATCTTGGGATTATAGCTTTTTTTCACCATATCCTCGCGCTGCAGGCTGTTTTGATATACCGACCGGTAATAGTTGATCACAGGGTGATTAACCGTATCGGGGTTTAAAGATTGTACCACTGCCGACTGACCGATCAATGTCATCTCGGCTGTAGTATCCGGGACGATGGATTGATACGGTAAGCCACTTACCGACGAAAGCTGCAGTTGCACTTGCTTTTGCTGATTCACCAGTTCGATATAGTTTAACCTGGCTTTTGACAGCTCGGCTTCCGAAATACTGGTATCAACGCCTGCCCGCACACCACTTTTAGCCAATGACTGTATGGAACGAAGGATCTCGGAATTGCGCTGTATGTTGAGCGACTGTATACCCAGCAGATCATGCAGGCGCAGCAGTTGCAAATAGTTGCTAATGGTGTAGGCCCGTAACTGGTACCGGGAGTTGGCAAATTGATTTTGCTCTACCTGGATATCAGAATTGGCCACTTTGTTTTGGGCGCCGTAGGAGCCAAAATTATAGATCTCCCAATCAAGGGCAGCTACACCCACGGTTGCTGATACGGCGGAATTGTTGCTTTCGGCGCGTACTTTAGAGTCGGCCGGGATAATGCCGAACCCAAAATACGGGCCGGCCACGTTGTTATTGGTACCTATATCGGCCTGATAATTAAGCCGCAGATTGGGTAGCCAGTTGCTATGTGTTTCGGCGGCCTGTGTACGGCGGATTTTGATAGCTGCGGAGTCGGTAAGCAGCGTAGGCGCATTTTGATCAACCCGGTTGAGCAACGTTTTTAAGCTCACCGCCGGATCATTGTTTTGCTGTGCATAAGTATTTATCCCCATGAGCAGGCCCAGGGCAATAAGTACAGTTATTTTTAAACTTTGCATAAGTTTCTGAAATGAACTTATACCGGCGGCTGTTAAACTTGGGCAGACAGGGATGCATAAAGCATAGCCCTAAAAGCAAAGGATACAGTAAATACCGGTAAATGATAGATAAACTAATTTGAATACATGACGGAGCATAAGCTCAGGCCCGGGAAGGCCTCATCAACTCAAATTTTAAAAGTGCAGAAGGACAAATAGGAGTATTGTGAATCGGTAACTGACCAATTAATGTTAAGTAAACGCTGCGGATTGAGTTTCCAGAGGCGTTGTGTAAACAACAGGATGATAAAACTGCCCACCACCATATTTAACAAATCAATAGCCGATTTTTTATCATTCATGACAAACTTATCGGTACGCTGAAAAAAGTTGGTGTGGGAAAGGCTGGTCACAATGGTCTCAATCTTCCTTTTAAAGATGGAGTTGTGACTTACGGCAGCTTCGGCCACAGGCCCTGTTAAACGCGGTAAAAAAAAGATGTGCGATACGGCAATAAAAATATAGCAGGCAGCTATGAATAGCACTTGCAGTTTTTTAAAGATATCTGTACGATTTTGTTTCACGCAGGTAACAATTTATACAACAAAGTTCAAAAAAAACAAATTGTTTTAATGCAAAAATATTGTTGCAAAATGAATTACTGATGAACTTAATGCAAAATAGTTGCGATAGCCCTATACAAAAGTTGCCCGTGGAGACACGGGCAACAGTAAATGATTTGTATAAATAATATTATTGTTTTGCGGCCCAGGCGTTCATTTTTGCTTCAAATACAGCAAGTGGCATAGCGCCATCTTTTAGTACCTGGTTATGAAATTCGGCCAGGTTAAATTTACTGCCCATTTGTTTTTCATATTTATTACGAAGCTCGCGTATTTTAAGCGCTCCTATTTTATAGCCCAAAGCCTGCCCTGGTATAGCCATATAACGTTCAATTTCGGCGGTAGCGCCTTGCTCGCTGATGGCTTCGTTATCCATCATGTATTTGATAGCCTGCTCGCGGGTCATATTTTTGGTATGTATAGCCACGTCAACCACCAGGCGGATGGCGCGGTGTATCTCATCGCCCAGTGCACCCATGTATTGGTAAGGATCGGTATACAGGCCCAATTCTTTACCTAATGATTCGCAGTATAAGGCCCATCCTTCTACGTAGGCATTTTCACCGGCATCAAACCTGCGGAATTTGGGTAGTGAGGTGTTTTCCTGTGTTAAGGAGATTTGGTAATGATGGCCCGGAATAGCTTCATGCAAGAATAAGGATTCCATACCGGAGGTAATGTTAAACTTAGTAGCATCCAGTATAGGTACATAAAATATACCTGGTCTGCTGCCATCGGCCGAGCCTGCATTATATTCGGCGCTGGCTGATGCCGCCCGGAAAGCCTCTGTTTGCCTGATCTCGAAAGGCGTTTTAGGCACATGATTAAACATTTTTTTCAGGTTGGGCTCCATGCGCTTGTGAATGTTTGCAAACGCATCTAAAACCTCTTTTGGCGTTTTATAAGGAGTAAACTTAGGATCGGTTTTCATGTATTCAAAAAATGCCTGCAAATCGCCTTTAAAACCAACGCTGGTTTTGATGCTATCCATAATACCGCGGATGCGGCTTACCTCTTTCAGCCCGGTCTGGTAAATTTCTTCCGGAGTTTTATCAGTAGTGGTTTGTTGTTTTACCAGGTAACCGTACTTGGAGCCACCATCGGGCAAAGCAGAATAGCCCGAAGTTGCACGGGCATGTGGCAAGTATTCCGTTTTTAAATAATCGGCCAGTTTTTTATAAGTAGGTGAAATAACGGTGGTGATGGCTCTTTTATAAGCTTCGGTCAATTGCTTTTTATCCGCATCAGAAAAATCTTTGGGCAGATTGGTGATCGGTCCATAAAATAAACTTTTCGTAGGGTCGGCAACTACCAGATCCTGCAATTCGGGGATAGTTTTTACAACCAATGCTTTAGGTAAAACCACACCCGCTTTGATGCCTTTGTTAAAATTGCTGATGGCAGTGTCGGCCCATACCGAAAATGCCGATACGCGCTTTAGCCAGTCATTATAGTCCTTAACAGTTTTGAACGGCTGCGAACCTGCTCCCGAGCCTAACTGCCCTATAGCAAGTGGTAAAGCACTAAACTGGTTAAAAGGCATGTATTCAAAATGCTGTTTAAAACCATCCAATGCAAGCTGCGCCTCGTAAGTGAAAATATCGTATGAAAGCTGATCGGCCTCGCTCAGATCCTCCCGGTTAAAGTGTTTTACTTGCGCCAGGTAATTTTCATAAAAGGCTTTTGATTTTGCTAAGAATTCTGCCGAACCATCGTTAGGTAATTGATCATTATAGCGGTTATCGCCAATACCGGTAGCATTAAGCGGATATAGTTTTAATGATTCTTCAAAGTAATTATCGAATACTTTGGCCAGTTCAGGATTGTCGGTTTTGGATGAACTGTTTGTTTTGGGCTGGTTGCAGGCAGCTAAAATAGCCGCAGCAAAAATGTAGAGGACGGTTTTCTTCATTTTTAGTTAGTAGTTAATGAGTAAAGCTAACAAAATGAAAATTAGGAAAACTGTGCGTGAATCACCTTTTAATAGAATAGCTCAATCCTTATCATGTCATTGCTGTAAGGAACGACGAGGCAATCGCGTAGCTATACAGGACCGTTTTGCTTGGTGTAGACCCGCTCATGGCCGCGGGAAGGCCTAGTTACTTTTGTCGCGACAAAAGTAACCAAAAACGCTGTCAGCAGAAATGCTTCTTTGCCGCACATAGCCTTTACCCCGCAAAACGGGCAGAACCATGGGCCGCTAAACCTTACCTCCACTTCGTTCGCTCATTATCCCACGCTTCAGGTAAGGTTCGCAATGCCCTTACGGCCGCACAGGCCAATATTGTTCTGCCCGCTTTCGCCCGAAGCTTATCTGCTGACGGGGAGAGAGAAATGGGTGTTTTTAATCACTAATTAACCCCCGCTTATCTGCTGGCGGAAAAAAGAGCTTCAATCACTAATTCACTAAATCACTAATTCAATAATTATTTTATCCCCATTTCCTTTTTCAGGAACTGACCGGTAAAGCTATTCTTTACCTTGCACAAACCTTCTGGTGTGCCAGAGAACAGGATATTTCCCCCTCCTGATCCACCTTCTGGTCCCAGGTCAATCACGTGATCAACCACTTTAATTACATCCAGGTTATGTTCGATGACCAGTACGGTATTGCCTTTATCAACCAGTTGATATAGTACACCCAACAGCACGTTGATATCCTCAAAGTGAAGACCAGTGGTTGGTTCATCCAGTATGTAAAAAGTATTGCCCGTGTCTTTTTTGGAGAGCTCGGTAGCCAGTTTAACCCGCTGAGCCTCGCCGCCTGATAGGGTTGTTGATGCCTGGCCCAGGGTGATGTAACCCAAACCTACATCATACAAGGTTTTAACCTTACGGTAGATAGATGGGATATGCTCAAAAAATGGCGTGGCATCCTCAATGCTCATATCCAGTACATCGCTGATGGATTTACCACGATAACGTACTTCCAGCGTTTCGCGGTTGTATCTGCGACCGCCGCATTCTTCGCAAGGCACCTGTACATCGGGTAAAAAGTTCATCTCGATCACTTTCATGCCGGCGCCTTGGCAGGTTTCACAGCGCCCACCTTTTACGTTGAAGGAGAAGCGACCAGGTTTGTAACCCCTGATCCGAGATTCGGGCAGGGCCACATACAGGTTACGAATATCTGAGAAGACCCCGGTATAAGTAGCCGGGTTGGAGCGCGGCGTACGACCGATTGGTGTCTGATCGATCTCGATCACTTTGTCGATATTTTCCAGACCCTCAATTTTTTCATAAGGCAAGGGTTGTTTCTTGGCCCTGAAAAAATGATGATTCAGTATGGGGTATAATGTTTCGGTAATT is a window of Mucilaginibacter inviolabilis DNA encoding:
- a CDS encoding TolC family protein; its protein translation is MQSLKITVLIALGLLMGINTYAQQNNDPAVSLKTLLNRVDQNAPTLLTDSAAIKIRRTQAAETHSNWLPNLRLNYQADIGTNNNVAGPYFGFGIIPADSKVRAESNNSAVSATVGVAALDWEIYNFGSYGAQNKVANSDIQVEQNQFANSRYQLRAYTISNYLQLLRLHDLLGIQSLNIQRNSEILRSIQSLAKSGVRAGVDTSISEAELSKARLNYIELVNQQKQVQLQLSSVSGLPYQSIVPDTTAEMTLIGQSAVVQSLNPDTVNHPVINYYRSVYQNSLQREDMVKKSYNPKILLEAAAWGRGSSIDANDHFNSLSSGFGVDRSNYLVGIGVSYNLFDIRRRQLKLRTQKATTDYSLQKLSEQRQLLSISASQADVELQTARQRLQEIPRQLKAANEGYRQKLSLYKSGLTDIIELNAALNILYRAETDLAQAKFAYTGALFQKAVTENQVNTVLNLLK
- a CDS encoding DUF885 domain-containing protein, with the translated sequence MKKTVLYIFAAAILAACNQPKTNSSSKTDNPELAKVFDNYFEESLKLYPLNATGIGDNRYNDQLPNDGSAEFLAKSKAFYENYLAQVKHFNREDLSEADQLSYDIFTYEAQLALDGFKQHFEYMPFNQFSALPLAIGQLGSGAGSQPFKTVKDYNDWLKRVSAFSVWADTAISNFNKGIKAGVVLPKALVVKTIPELQDLVVADPTKSLFYGPITNLPKDFSDADKKQLTEAYKRAITTVISPTYKKLADYLKTEYLPHARATSGYSALPDGGSKYGYLVKQQTTTDKTPEEIYQTGLKEVSRIRGIMDSIKTSVGFKGDLQAFFEYMKTDPKFTPYKTPKEVLDAFANIHKRMEPNLKKMFNHVPKTPFEIRQTEAFRAASASAEYNAGSADGSRPGIFYVPILDATKFNITSGMESLFLHEAIPGHHYQISLTQENTSLPKFRRFDAGENAYVEGWALYCESLGKELGLYTDPYQYMGALGDEIHRAIRLVVDVAIHTKNMTREQAIKYMMDNEAISEQGATAEIERYMAIPGQALGYKIGALKIRELRNKYEKQMGSKFNLAEFHNQVLKDGAMPLAVFEAKMNAWAAKQ